The following are encoded together in the Proteiniphilum saccharofermentans genome:
- a CDS encoding SusC/RagA family TonB-linked outer membrane protein: MKNKILMLLVSIAVSFVAVGQDTSTLKGRVVDSKGNPVSGVAIYNAINNQLIASTDYNGNFEVKTIEGDQLLIEASEGYRKEVTVTDFSQELTVTMDLSASLVDIGFGFERELALSTAAVSRTDIEDIDKRSAMNLANSLFGNVLGLTSLQNSDVIWGTPAWFSIRGLQTLSDNNILVLVDGFERPINTLTLEEVESVSVLRDAAAVALYGYKGVNGILSVKTKRGKIDSREVKVSYDHAFTSQSRLPEFANAYTYASALNEALANDGLPDRYNQNELNAFRDGTYPYLYADVNWLDEVFRNNGASNMYNISFRGGGTFMRYFTVATLQSNSGFINENNAVSDYSTQMKFSKLNLRTNLDMDLTNTTKMQVNLQGVLSEFNRPGLGSDNLMTKLYTVPSAAYPVQTHDGFWGGNSIWGTNMNPVALIQSRGFSKGHNRALYADAKLTQDLSVLTEGLSASVRVGYDNFAAYWEGSIKDYQWASDAVDLSSGIPVDTSRVQGGNIGKLNYSSSLDYQTRHFNFVGNIDYKKSFGEHDLFTSFIYSTDKKVQKNRYNTNFRQNFAAYLNYIYKEKYITDMALVYSGSNRLAPNHKYAFSPTLSAAWVVSREEFMQNIDFIDFLKLRASAGLINADFIPANDYWSQNFGGGNGYPLGNNAAWYDGTREYYLPTENIKNERALKYNFGIDASIFKDINLSGDIFFERRDNIFVSGYYTVSAVLGNYPSFANEGVVNSHGFELGASINKKVRDFSYNLGGKFTLAKSKIIEQLEEEKPYEYLRSTGKPVGQLFGLEAIGFFIDENDILNSPAQEFSTVRPGDIKYKDQNGDGVINDYDIVPIGYNSAIPEMYFSFDLGAEWKGIGISASFQGVGNYSTMLMTPSVYKPLIDNTTISTHYYENRWTPETAGTAKYPRLTTLANENNYRNNTVWLADASYLKLRNCEVYYKFPEQVISGININNARLYVRGVDLLTFDKIKIADPESTGIAFPLTRSVHVGLAIGF; encoded by the coding sequence ATGAAAAATAAAATATTAATGCTTTTGGTTTCAATAGCAGTTTCATTTGTCGCCGTAGGACAAGATACTTCAACACTCAAAGGCAGGGTTGTTGATAGTAAGGGAAATCCTGTTTCCGGCGTTGCGATCTATAATGCAATTAATAATCAGCTTATTGCATCTACCGATTACAATGGGAATTTCGAGGTAAAAACAATAGAAGGTGATCAGTTATTGATTGAAGCTTCAGAAGGATACAGAAAAGAAGTAACAGTAACCGATTTTTCACAGGAATTAACCGTAACGATGGATCTTAGTGCAAGTTTGGTTGACATCGGATTTGGATTTGAACGGGAACTGGCACTTTCTACTGCCGCCGTTTCACGTACCGATATTGAAGATATCGATAAACGTTCAGCGATGAATCTGGCCAATTCATTGTTTGGTAATGTGTTGGGATTAACCTCATTACAGAATTCTGATGTTATCTGGGGTACACCTGCCTGGTTCAGTATCCGTGGGTTGCAGACTTTATCGGACAATAACATTCTGGTGTTGGTTGATGGATTTGAAAGACCCATTAACACACTGACACTCGAGGAAGTCGAGTCTGTTTCTGTGCTTCGCGATGCCGCTGCCGTTGCTCTATATGGATACAAAGGTGTAAATGGAATTCTTTCCGTAAAAACAAAAAGGGGGAAGATAGATAGCAGAGAGGTAAAAGTGAGCTATGATCACGCTTTTACATCACAATCTCGCCTACCTGAGTTTGCGAATGCCTATACGTATGCCAGTGCATTGAATGAAGCATTGGCTAACGACGGACTACCTGACCGCTATAATCAAAACGAGTTGAATGCTTTCAGGGATGGCACATATCCGTATCTCTATGCAGATGTGAATTGGTTGGATGAGGTCTTCCGCAATAATGGCGCCTCGAATATGTATAATATAAGCTTCAGAGGTGGAGGTACGTTTATGCGATATTTCACCGTAGCCACTCTACAGTCTAATAGCGGATTTATCAATGAAAATAATGCTGTAAGTGATTACTCTACCCAGATGAAGTTTTCAAAACTAAATCTCAGAACCAATCTGGATATGGATCTGACCAATACGACAAAAATGCAGGTTAATCTGCAAGGGGTATTAAGTGAATTTAACCGGCCGGGATTAGGTTCTGATAATCTGATGACAAAATTATATACGGTACCTTCTGCTGCATATCCGGTACAGACCCACGATGGTTTTTGGGGTGGAAATTCTATATGGGGTACCAACATGAACCCCGTAGCGTTAATTCAATCGAGAGGTTTTTCAAAAGGACACAACAGAGCTTTATATGCAGACGCCAAACTTACGCAGGATTTATCAGTATTGACGGAAGGATTAAGCGCCTCTGTCAGGGTAGGATATGATAATTTCGCCGCTTATTGGGAAGGTTCTATCAAAGATTACCAATGGGCAAGCGATGCCGTTGATTTATCTTCCGGGATACCTGTGGATACGTCTCGTGTTCAGGGAGGAAATATTGGAAAATTAAATTATAGCAGTTCGCTTGATTACCAGACCCGGCATTTTAATTTTGTCGGGAACATAGATTATAAAAAATCATTTGGTGAACACGACCTTTTCACCTCCTTCATATATTCAACTGATAAAAAGGTGCAGAAGAACCGTTACAATACCAACTTCCGGCAGAACTTTGCTGCATATCTCAATTATATCTATAAAGAGAAGTATATTACGGATATGGCATTGGTCTATTCCGGCTCCAACAGATTGGCTCCCAATCATAAATATGCTTTCTCTCCAACCCTTTCCGCAGCATGGGTAGTTTCGCGCGAAGAATTTATGCAAAATATCGATTTCATTGATTTTCTGAAATTAAGGGCATCAGCCGGATTAATCAATGCTGACTTCATACCTGCAAACGATTACTGGTCTCAAAACTTCGGTGGAGGGAATGGTTATCCGTTAGGGAACAATGCTGCCTGGTATGATGGAACACGGGAGTATTATCTTCCTACGGAAAATATTAAAAACGAAAGGGCGCTAAAATATAATTTCGGGATAGATGCATCCATCTTTAAAGATATCAACCTTTCGGGAGATATATTTTTCGAGAGAAGAGATAATATATTTGTTTCGGGATATTACACGGTTTCAGCCGTATTGGGTAATTATCCATCCTTTGCCAATGAAGGGGTAGTGAACAGTCATGGCTTTGAATTAGGTGCATCCATCAATAAGAAAGTAAGGGATTTCTCTTATAATCTGGGTGGAAAATTCACATTGGCGAAAAGTAAGATCATAGAACAGTTGGAAGAGGAAAAACCTTATGAATACCTGAGAAGTACAGGTAAACCGGTAGGTCAGTTGTTCGGTTTGGAAGCCATAGGTTTCTTTATCGATGAGAATGATATTCTCAATAGCCCCGCACAGGAATTCTCTACCGTACGTCCCGGAGACATCAAGTACAAGGATCAAAATGGAGACGGTGTTATCAATGATTACGATATTGTACCCATCGGCTATAACAGTGCTATCCCCGAAATGTATTTTTCTTTTGATTTAGGTGCAGAATGGAAAGGAATAGGAATCAGTGCCAGTTTCCAGGGCGTAGGTAATTACAGTACGATGCTGATGACACCCAGTGTTTACAAACCTCTGATAGATAATACCACTATTTCCACTCATTATTATGAAAACAGGTGGACACCGGAAACAGCAGGCACAGCAAAATATCCGAGATTGACAACATTGGCTAACGAAAACAATTACCGGAATAATACGGTCTGGTTGGCTGATGCCTCTTATCTGAAACTACGCAACTGCGAGGTTTATTATAAATTCCCCGAACAAGTTATATCAGGAATAAACATAAACAATGCCCGTCTTTATGTCAGAGGTGTAGATTTATTGACTTTTGATAAAATAAAAATTGCTGATCCCGAATCTACCGGAATTGCTTTCCCCCTGACAAGATCAGTACATGTTGGGCTTGCCATAGGTTTTTAA
- a CDS encoding SusC/RagA family TonB-linked outer membrane protein, translating to MHKLKVFIVGIVINVCCIMTYAQNRVTGNVSDVNGESIIGASILEKGTTNGTVTDIDGNFTLNVSEGATLQISYIGYTTQEVVVTARPLTIILEEDTQTLDEVVVVAYGAQKKVTVTGAISSVSGNDLIKTPTGSIGNALAGKLTGVSTVQYSGEPGADAAEIYVRGVTTLNSSSPLVQVDGVERDFTQIDPNEIESITILKDASATAVFGVRGANGVILVTTKRGKEGKANISVTASTGITVPTRLLEFADSYQYASFYNEAQIRDGVNPNNVKFSPEMLTAFQTQSDPLLYPNMNWLDYILKDYAQQSQHNVNISGGNNFFRYFVSAGMYTQGGLFKTFDTGYDFNFDFKRYNYRANLDFNLSKSTELSLNIGGRVEDKNTPISAEDQNQLFRHLYWATPFSGAGIVDGKWIKTNPDVIPNPGSDGLNPYYGRGYNNKVGNTLNVDVQLKQKLDFITKGLSFNVKGSYNSSYAQTKSRSSSKAYYVAVKNDDGSMGYRKYGEDGTLGYGESFDKGRNWYFETSLNYNTTINSAHNLGALLLYNQSKYYYPGTFTDLPKGYVGMVGRLTYDYLSKYMIEFNMGYNGSENFAPGKRYGFFPAGSIGWVMTEEPFMEEIKNYVSYLKLRASYGVVGNDNTQDRRFMYIADPFYLNGSGYNFGTNVSGNRGGAYEGAKSNPDVTWEKAYKQNLGVDLYFLNDRLMTTFDIFKEHRRDILVVPSSLPSYIGMTLPVLNNGIVNSRGYEITLRWDDKIGNDFRYWISPNLSFARNKIVEQMEVRPNEDYLWRTGKPINQPFGRKFWGFYDETANERYKAQFGKDIADHSVVLKNGDAVYVDINEDGVINDDDKIAMGYTNVPEYVVGANMGFEWKGFDLSMQWTGAWNTSRMLQETLREPLGDTNNKGLLLYQYQDRWTEETASTAKLPRASITSKANNIVDSDLYLVDARYLRLKSLEVGYNFNAPFMTKMRLNSLRVYANGYNLLTFDVLKITDPESRTSDRPNYPLTRVFTVGLKLGF from the coding sequence ATGCACAAATTGAAAGTATTTATTGTAGGTATCGTCATCAATGTATGCTGTATTATGACGTATGCCCAGAACCGTGTCACCGGAAATGTGTCTGATGTGAACGGTGAGTCTATCATCGGTGCGAGTATACTGGAGAAAGGCACCACCAATGGTACGGTTACCGATATCGATGGAAATTTCACCTTAAATGTATCGGAAGGTGCCACTCTTCAGATTAGCTATATTGGCTATACAACACAGGAGGTAGTGGTAACTGCTCGGCCATTGACAATCATTCTGGAAGAAGACACTCAAACATTGGATGAGGTAGTGGTGGTTGCATACGGTGCGCAAAAGAAAGTAACAGTAACCGGTGCTATTTCGTCCGTCAGTGGGAATGATCTGATCAAGACGCCTACAGGATCTATTGGTAATGCGTTAGCCGGAAAATTGACGGGGGTCAGTACCGTTCAATATTCCGGAGAACCTGGAGCTGATGCTGCAGAAATTTATGTCCGGGGTGTTACAACGTTAAACAGTTCGAGCCCCTTAGTACAAGTTGATGGGGTTGAAAGAGATTTTACACAGATAGACCCGAATGAAATTGAGAGTATAACTATCCTTAAAGATGCCTCTGCTACTGCTGTCTTTGGGGTTCGTGGCGCCAACGGGGTAATTTTGGTGACAACAAAAAGAGGTAAAGAAGGGAAGGCAAATATTTCGGTAACAGCTTCTACAGGTATTACTGTTCCTACCCGATTGCTTGAGTTTGCCGACAGTTATCAATATGCAAGTTTCTATAATGAAGCTCAAATCAGAGACGGGGTAAATCCAAATAATGTCAAATTTTCACCCGAGATGCTCACTGCATTTCAAACACAGTCAGATCCTTTATTGTATCCCAATATGAACTGGCTTGATTATATTCTTAAAGACTATGCCCAGCAATCGCAACACAATGTGAATATATCCGGGGGGAATAATTTTTTCCGCTATTTTGTTTCAGCGGGGATGTACACGCAGGGTGGATTATTTAAAACATTCGACACCGGTTATGATTTCAATTTTGATTTTAAACGATACAATTACAGGGCAAACCTTGATTTTAACTTGTCAAAATCAACAGAGTTGTCATTAAATATAGGAGGTCGTGTGGAGGATAAAAATACTCCTATCTCAGCCGAGGATCAAAATCAGTTGTTCCGTCATTTATATTGGGCTACACCCTTTTCCGGGGCCGGTATTGTAGATGGAAAGTGGATCAAGACCAATCCTGATGTTATCCCCAATCCCGGATCGGATGGATTAAATCCATATTATGGTAGAGGATATAACAACAAGGTAGGCAATACATTGAATGTAGACGTTCAGTTAAAGCAAAAATTGGATTTCATAACAAAAGGACTGTCTTTCAATGTGAAAGGATCTTATAATAGTAGTTACGCTCAAACAAAATCGAGAAGTTCGTCGAAAGCATATTATGTAGCCGTAAAAAATGATGATGGATCAATGGGTTACCGTAAATACGGAGAAGACGGAACTTTAGGTTATGGAGAATCATTTGACAAGGGACGTAACTGGTATTTCGAAACAAGTTTAAACTATAATACCACTATAAATTCCGCTCATAACCTTGGTGCATTACTGTTATACAACCAATCGAAATACTATTATCCGGGGACATTTACCGACCTCCCCAAAGGATATGTGGGAATGGTAGGGCGCCTTACTTATGATTACCTCTCCAAATACATGATCGAATTCAATATGGGATATAATGGTTCTGAGAATTTTGCTCCTGGAAAGCGATATGGCTTCTTTCCCGCAGGGTCTATAGGATGGGTGATGACAGAAGAACCATTTATGGAGGAAATAAAAAATTATGTCTCCTATCTTAAATTAAGGGCTTCTTACGGAGTAGTAGGAAACGATAACACACAGGACCGAAGATTCATGTATATTGCTGATCCGTTTTACCTTAACGGATCGGGATACAATTTCGGAACAAATGTGAGTGGTAACAGAGGGGGTGCTTATGAAGGAGCAAAATCTAATCCCGATGTAACATGGGAGAAAGCATATAAGCAAAATCTGGGAGTAGACCTTTACTTTTTGAATGACCGTTTAATGACAACGTTCGACATATTCAAAGAACACCGTAGAGATATCCTTGTGGTTCCATCTTCACTTCCCAGTTATATAGGCATGACACTCCCGGTACTAAATAATGGGATAGTCAACAGTCGTGGTTATGAAATTACACTCAGATGGGATGATAAGATCGGAAACGATTTCAGGTATTGGATCAGTCCTAATTTATCATTTGCCAGAAACAAAATTGTAGAGCAAATGGAAGTCAGACCCAATGAAGATTATCTGTGGAGAACAGGAAAGCCTATTAATCAGCCTTTTGGCAGGAAATTCTGGGGTTTCTATGACGAAACCGCCAATGAACGGTATAAAGCCCAATTTGGAAAGGATATTGCTGATCATTCCGTAGTATTAAAGAACGGGGATGCAGTGTATGTAGACATAAATGAAGATGGTGTGATCAATGACGACGATAAGATAGCCATGGGTTATACCAATGTCCCCGAATATGTAGTGGGGGCCAATATGGGATTTGAATGGAAAGGTTTTGATTTGAGTATGCAATGGACAGGTGCGTGGAATACTTCCCGCATGTTGCAGGAGACACTGAGAGAACCGTTGGGAGATACAAATAACAAAGGATTGCTGTTATATCAATATCAAGACAGATGGACTGAGGAAACCGCCTCTACGGCGAAACTTCCCAGGGCAAGTATAACCAGCAAAGCAAATAATATTGTTGATTCCGACTTGTATCTCGTGGATGCCAGATACCTCCGGTTAAAGAGCCTTGAGGTTGGTTACAATTTCAATGCGCCCTTTATGACAAAAATGAGGTTAAACTCTTTACGGGTCTATGCCAATGGGTATAATTTATTAACCTTCGATGTCCTTAAGATTACGGACCCTGAATCGAGAACCAGTGACAGACCTAATTATCCATTAACCAGAGTATTCACAGTAGGATTAAAATTAGGATTCTAA
- a CDS encoding RagB/SusD family nutrient uptake outer membrane protein, whose protein sequence is MKINIQSTLISLTIGMAIFCSSCVDDLKFGDSFLEKAPGVDVTLDSVFAKAENARYFLWDTYGKLYYALPVYWNDVDNKMNMGMFETLSDSWHSHLSWDGVNRSYYNGTYNANREDTSNDTKFGFSKENTWEAIRKAWLFIENVDRVPDMQQSEKERLKAEAKVIVASRYFDMFRHFGGLPIIDKAYDFSLDESYYQTPRATVEQTVEFMTTLLDDASNVLPWALDEGEISNWDGRFTKAAAMGLKCKILLFAASPLFNDSEPYSRESPQDAVTNHSVWYGGYQPELWEQTLEACEDFFREVNAQGRYGLVQPSAATPSAYREAFRKAYYTRGSGGDNPELLISTRVRYTYGDDYQWNYYFPQSVMNGAFTPTLEYVDMFPLSDGTPFDWNNPDHVDVIFSDRDPRLFETILVNNASYQGRQVELWIGGREAQQGPKTEQGQFATGFGLYKFILDFSSARNRPTLWPYLRIAEIHLIYAEALMMAGRTDEAINEIDKVRGRVGLNGLRESNPGIDYSNQSLLLEAVLNERACELGFEDVRFFDLIRHKRAQDFTKVLHGLRIYRLDENGNVVEVSWSDKPANERGPRPTEFRYEKFQLENSRRSWWTNFNSKWYLSAFPTLEVNKDYGLTQNPGW, encoded by the coding sequence ATGAAAATAAATATACAATCAACACTTATATCCTTGACTATAGGAATGGCCATATTCTGTTCATCCTGCGTTGATGATTTGAAATTCGGAGATAGTTTCTTAGAGAAAGCTCCCGGAGTGGATGTAACCCTTGACTCTGTTTTTGCCAAGGCTGAAAATGCACGTTATTTTTTGTGGGATACCTATGGCAAGTTATACTACGCTCTACCGGTTTACTGGAATGACGTGGATAACAAGATGAATATGGGTATGTTTGAAACTTTGTCCGATTCATGGCATAGCCATTTAAGTTGGGATGGAGTCAACAGGTCCTATTATAACGGAACTTATAACGCGAACAGGGAGGACACTAGTAATGATACCAAGTTTGGTTTCTCCAAGGAAAATACATGGGAAGCCATAAGAAAAGCCTGGTTGTTTATTGAAAATGTAGACCGGGTGCCTGATATGCAACAATCTGAAAAGGAGAGATTAAAGGCGGAGGCAAAAGTTATTGTGGCTTCCCGTTATTTCGATATGTTCCGGCATTTCGGCGGATTGCCGATCATTGATAAAGCATACGATTTCTCTCTTGATGAATCGTACTATCAAACCCCCAGGGCAACTGTTGAACAAACGGTAGAGTTCATGACTACCCTTCTGGATGACGCTTCTAATGTACTTCCCTGGGCACTTGATGAGGGTGAAATATCTAACTGGGACGGGCGTTTCACGAAAGCGGCCGCGATGGGGCTAAAATGCAAAATATTGCTGTTTGCCGCTAGCCCCCTGTTTAACGATTCAGAGCCTTATTCCAGGGAATCACCTCAGGATGCCGTTACCAACCATAGTGTATGGTACGGAGGATACCAACCGGAGTTATGGGAACAAACGCTGGAAGCTTGTGAAGATTTTTTCAGAGAAGTGAATGCCCAGGGACGTTATGGTTTGGTTCAACCTTCAGCGGCTACCCCCTCAGCCTATAGAGAGGCTTTCAGAAAAGCTTATTATACAAGAGGAAGTGGAGGTGATAATCCGGAGCTATTGATATCGACAAGAGTGCGATATACCTATGGGGATGATTACCAGTGGAATTATTACTTCCCCCAGTCGGTGATGAACGGTGCATTCACTCCTACATTGGAATACGTTGATATGTTTCCGTTATCCGATGGAACTCCTTTTGACTGGAATAACCCGGATCATGTTGATGTGATTTTTTCCGACAGGGATCCCCGTTTGTTTGAAACAATATTGGTCAATAATGCGTCCTACCAGGGGCGTCAGGTTGAACTTTGGATCGGTGGACGCGAGGCGCAACAAGGTCCGAAAACTGAGCAGGGACAGTTTGCAACAGGTTTTGGATTATATAAGTTTATCTTGGATTTTTCTTCAGCACGGAATCGTCCTACATTATGGCCCTACCTGAGGATTGCTGAAATCCATCTGATTTATGCAGAAGCATTGATGATGGCCGGTCGGACAGATGAGGCTATCAATGAAATTGACAAAGTGCGTGGTAGAGTGGGGTTGAATGGTTTGAGAGAATCTAATCCCGGCATTGATTACAGTAATCAATCCTTGCTGCTTGAAGCCGTTTTAAATGAGCGTGCGTGTGAACTTGGGTTTGAGGATGTCAGGTTTTTTGATCTTATAAGGCATAAGAGAGCACAGGATTTCACAAAAGTATTGCATGGATTAAGAATTTATCGTTTGGACGAAAACGGGAATGTGGTAGAGGTGTCATGGTCGGACAAACCCGCCAATGAAAGAGGTCCCCGCCCCACAGAATTTAGATATGAGAAATTTCAACTTGAAAATTCAAGGCGATCCTGGTGGACAAATTTCAATTCCAAATGGTATTTGTCTGCTTTCCCCACCTTGGAGGTGAATAAAGATTACGGATTAACACAAAATCCCGGATGGTAA
- a CDS encoding RagB/SusD family nutrient uptake outer membrane protein, with translation MKSKFIYYIIATALFLFFSCEDEMNYTETTTNSKEEVFSSFSRTANFVTDIYGRLDYDYGNYGGAMLASASDEADYAWSNSSIHDFYNGSWSPINPKAGVWYDSYAGIRAANFYLEASEGQTFDGNKYDQDYEEQFVRFQRYQYEVRFLRAYFYFNLVRQYGDVPLVTTVLTSAEANSVTRTPAGQIFDFIIDECDAIVNHLPVRYTNLADRANNETGRVGRIAVVALKAKALLYRASPLFNTNNDNSLWRDAALASKAVIDSCAVHGISLGAYTDLWGTESYVAGEGIFMRRIGDLNYLEAYNYPIGVEGGGSGNCPTQTLVDAYEMKETGLLWNEPGSGYSDSDPYTGRDPRFAMTIVKNGDEKWPIYNENPIETFVGGRNASPLAGATTTGYYLRKYLDPSVDLRVGNTNSKRHSWIIFRLGEFYLNYAEALFNYLGSPDATDDTFTLSAVDAVNVVRNRPGVGMPPFATGMANEAFLKKYKNERMVELAFEGHRFWDVRRWKDGEALRSITRMEITRNPNGTYDYNRVTKQRSWDDKMYFFPIPDSERRINSNLYQNEGW, from the coding sequence ATGAAATCGAAATTTATATATTATATAATTGCAACCGCTTTATTTTTGTTCTTTTCCTGTGAGGACGAGATGAACTACACGGAAACGACAACTAATAGCAAGGAAGAAGTGTTTTCCAGTTTTTCCAGAACGGCCAATTTTGTGACGGATATTTATGGAAGACTGGATTATGATTACGGAAACTATGGTGGCGCAATGTTGGCATCCGCATCCGATGAAGCGGATTATGCATGGTCAAACTCATCCATCCACGATTTTTATAATGGGTCATGGAGCCCCATTAACCCCAAAGCAGGTGTTTGGTATGACAGCTATGCCGGCATACGTGCGGCAAATTTCTATCTGGAAGCATCAGAGGGACAAACATTCGATGGCAACAAATATGATCAGGACTATGAGGAACAGTTTGTCCGCTTTCAGCGCTATCAATATGAAGTTCGTTTTTTACGGGCATATTTTTATTTCAATCTGGTAAGGCAATATGGAGATGTTCCTTTAGTGACAACTGTTTTGACATCAGCCGAAGCAAACAGTGTTACACGTACTCCCGCCGGGCAGATATTTGATTTTATTATTGATGAATGTGATGCTATTGTAAATCATTTGCCTGTCAGATATACCAATCTGGCTGACAGGGCCAACAATGAAACCGGTCGTGTAGGGCGCATTGCCGTGGTTGCCTTAAAAGCAAAAGCTTTACTTTATAGGGCAAGCCCACTGTTTAATACGAATAATGATAATAGTTTATGGAGAGATGCGGCTTTAGCCAGTAAAGCGGTTATTGATAGCTGTGCAGTACATGGTATTTCACTCGGGGCTTATACGGATCTATGGGGCACAGAAAGCTATGTGGCAGGAGAAGGTATTTTTATGAGGCGAATCGGAGATTTGAATTATTTGGAAGCATATAACTATCCAATAGGTGTTGAAGGCGGTGGTTCCGGAAATTGTCCTACGCAAACCCTTGTAGACGCTTATGAAATGAAAGAAACCGGATTGTTATGGAACGAACCCGGCAGTGGATATAGCGACAGTGACCCATATACCGGCCGAGATCCCCGTTTTGCTATGACCATTGTTAAAAATGGAGACGAGAAATGGCCTATTTACAATGAAAATCCTATTGAAACATTTGTAGGAGGCAGAAATGCTTCTCCTTTGGCCGGAGCTACTACTACAGGATACTATCTCCGTAAATATCTTGATCCGTCGGTTGATCTCCGCGTCGGAAATACGAATTCGAAAAGGCACTCCTGGATTATTTTCCGGTTAGGAGAATTTTATCTGAACTATGCAGAAGCATTATTCAATTATCTCGGATCTCCGGATGCTACAGATGATACTTTTACCCTATCAGCCGTAGATGCGGTAAATGTAGTAAGAAACCGACCTGGTGTTGGAATGCCTCCTTTTGCTACAGGAATGGCGAATGAAGCTTTCCTGAAAAAATATAAAAACGAACGAATGGTAGAATTAGCCTTCGAGGGGCATCGTTTTTGGGATGTAAGACGTTGGAAAGATGGTGAAGCCTTAAGGTCTATCACACGTATGGAAATAACAAGAAATCCCAACGGAACATACGATTACAACCGTGTAACTAAACAAAGGAGTTGGGATGATAAAATGTATTTCTTCCCGATTCCGGATAGTGAACGTAGAATTAATTCTAATCTGTACCAAAACGAAGGTTGGTAA